A region of the Terriglobales bacterium genome:
GCCAATGCCGTTTTGGGATCGCGCCTGCGCTGGCTTGTCGCAGGCATCCTTCCGGCGATCTTATGTTATCTCGGCGTTCAGGCTTTCGCATGGTATGTAAGCAGCTTTATCGTTAAGCCAAATGAGCTGATTCGTGAGCAACCATACATTGCCCACAACATCGAGTTGACGAGGCAGGCATACGGATTGAACCAGGTCTCGGAGCGGGAATTTCCCGCCGAGACAACCGTCGCTGCAATCGATCCTGCAAGCAATCAGGCTACGTTACAAAACATCCGACTTTGGGACTGGCATGCATTGCAAGACACGCTGCGCCAGATACAAGAAATCCGCACGTACTACGACTTCCCCGATATCGACATCGATCGCTATGAAATCGACGGCACGATTCGCCAAGTGATGCTTGCCACGCGCGAGCTGAACGTCGAAAAACTTCCAGAGAGCAGCCGCAATTGGATCAATGAGAAGCTGATCTATACACACGGCTACGGAATCACGATGAATCCCGTAAACGGTTTTACGCCGGAAGGGTTGCCGACGTTGATTCTGAGCAATATGCCCGTTCAGAGCACGGTGCCGGGTCTTACGGTGACACGTCCAGAAGTCTACTTTGGTGAGATGACCAACACCGACGTGTACGTAAAGACACGACAGAAGGAATTCAACTATCCGCAAGGCCAGACCAACAACCTCACAGCGTACGAGGGCAATGGCGGCCTCGTTCTCGGCAGCTTCTTGCGCCGCATCCTCATTGCGCTCGATCGTGGCGACATCGCGAAGCTGCCATTCAGCGATGACGTGAACAAAGATAGTCGTCTCTTGATGAGGCGCAACGTGCGCGATCGAGTATCGGCACTGGCGCCATTCCTCACTTATGATCCGGATCCGTACATCGTCCTCGGCGATGATGGCCGGCTGTCATGGATCATGGACGCGTTCACAACCTCAGAAAGCTATCCGTACTCGAGCCATCACAATCTCGGTAACAATCCCATCAACTACATGCGGAACAGCGTCAAGGCGGTCATCGACGCCTATGACGGCACCACGACGTTTTACATTTTTGATAAGGACGACCCGATCATTTCGGCGTACCGGCGTATCTTTCCGAAGCTATTTAAGGACGCAGCGGCGATGCCACCCGATCTTCGCAAGCACGTACGCTACCCCGAGCTGTTGCTCAAGATGCAAGCGGCGGTATATGGCCTCTATCACATGACGAATCCTGAAGTGTTCTACAACCGTGAGGATCTCTGGACGGTGGCCAGCGAAGTCGGGCTGAATGCCAACAGCGAGCAAACGACGCTGCCGATGGAACCGAATTTCGTGCTGATGAAACTTCCGGGTGAAACCGGCGTCGAGTTCGTAGAGATCCTGCCGTTCACGCCGGCAAATCGGAATAATCTAATTGGTTGGATTGCCGGTCGCAGCGACGGCGCCCAGTACGGCAAGACATTGATCTATAACTTTCCGAAAACGAAGCTTGTGGATGGACCGCTGCAGATCGAAGCGCGAATCGATCAAAACGCACAGCTTTCAGGACAATTAACGTTGTGGAACCAGCAAGGCTCGCACGTGCGTCGCGGAACCCTGCTTGTGATTCCCTCAGGACGCGCGTTGTTATATGCCGAGCCGATTTACCTGCAGGCTGAGCGCAGCCCGATGCCAGAGCTGCGTCTCGTCGTGCTCGCGCTGCAAGATCGGCTCGCCTATGGACCGACGTTCGAGTCGGCGATGGCATCGCTTTTTGGCGGAGCGGCTTCCTCGATAAGCCCCGCCGCTGCCTCCGAGCAGCCCGCGCGACGCGCTCCGTCGTCTGAGCTATCCCCCTCCGCAGATCGCGACGCACTTATTGGGGAAGCCGCCAAGGATCTGGCCGACTACCAGCGCCTAACGGCGGAAGGTAAGCTCGGCGAAGCTGGACAGAAGCTGGAACAATTGAAGCACACACTCGACGCGCTCAACATGCGCCAAAAATAATGACGGGTGGCGTCCGAAAGGCACGAAGAGTGCGGCACCCACGTTTTAGCAATCGCAAGCAAGGAAAATAAGACAATAGCGAAGGGTGCGTCACCTGTGGAGTTCCATATGAAACGAGAGGCAGCAAGGCTGAGGCACCCTGCCCGGGGATCTTCGCGGTCGCCTAGTTATCGCTGCGCCGCCAAGACCATGACTAACACAAGCACCGCGGTGAGCACCACGACCATCGCAATCGGAAAGACAGTTGTGTCAGCTGCGCGGATTGCACGTCCGCGCGCGTGTTTCTGGCGAATTCTGCTGGACATCGGATGCTGCATAGACTCCCCCGCAGAGTAAGACACCTTCATACGGAAAGAAGTTCCAGACGGAACGACTCCTGCCGCTAATGAGCAACAAAACGGTGCTCCACGGGTTTTGGGCGTAACCTTACCCAAAGAAAACGAAAGGGAACAAGAGATCCCAATCTGGGACATCCACTCTCAGACGATGTCCAGACCAAGCTGTCCCCTGTTCCCGTTCCCTTCTCACCCGTCCTCTGCTCACTGAGCAGGGGTTAGGCTGCCGAACAATCCGTCGCTCTCCCCGTTCGGACCGGCGGTGAAGTACACGGTGTTGGCGTTACCACCGTTGCCGCCGTTCCCTACCCTCAGAGTCCATAAGCCGTCGATGACGATCGCCTGGCCGTTGGGATCGCGGAGCTTATCCACGAATTCCCCAGTCGAGCTGTAGACATTGATGTGACCATTGCCAAAATTGCCGATCAGGATGTCGCCGGCGAACTGACCGAAGCTGGCGGGAGCCACAGCCACTCCCCAGGGCGAATTGAGCTGGCCATGCTGTGCGAATCGCTGCTGCCCGCTTCCGTCGAGATCAAAAGTGTCGACGATGCCATGGCTCTGGCCCCCCACGTCGTCGTGCCTTGTCTCATTCTGTACAGCGTAAGTCACAAAGAGCTTACCGTTGGCGGAAACGATGTTGAATGGAGCATAGCCTTTTTTCAGGTTTGGATCGGTGAACGCGTGGGCAGGGAGAGGTGCCGGGGTCGTCGGGGTTGCAAAATTCCCGTCGAACACGTCCACTGTGCCGGAACGGAAATTCGTAGCGTAGAGCAATGTCCTGCCATTGCTGTCGGTGGCGATGGCGAGTCCCTTGTATACGGCTCCATTCGCTGCGTCAGGCTTGGCGGAGTTGTCGACCGCGATGATCGCGTACGTGCCCGCCTTCGCCGGATCGAAGCCCGCCGGATTTACTCCGGGATTCCAACCCAGAATCGTCCCATCTTCTGTCGAAAACAGAAAAACGGCCCGAGCACTCACCGGGGCGCCGGCTTTGCTGAAACCCGAGAGCTTGAATGCATTGGGGTCAGAAGAAATGTTGAAGACTAGCCCCGTTGGTGTTCCCGACGATCCTAGCGGATCTCCCGGCGAAGGCATGGAAACGACCAGTGTCTGTGGTGTGCCTGCAGTGTTGTAGAGCGTCGACACTCCAGCGTTGTTATCCGAAACCCAAAACGGCGAGCCTCCAGATGTGCCGACACCCCAGGGATTCACCAGGTGCGGGTCGAGATTAACCGGTGTATGCACGATGCCGTTGCTGTCGATGAGAGGTTTCGCGTCAGCAACGAGGTCCGTCTCGACGAAACCATTTTGGGCCGACATCGTGCCAAGAAGCGAAACGCCCAGCAGAGCAGCAATTGCCAGGAATCGATGAACGTTATTCATAGTTGATTCTCCTTCTGAGCTTAGCTCTGCTGTAAGGACTTGTCGGGCAGCTATTCGCTCCCAATTAGGCGAGAGGTCTTTCGACAAAGCTATAGGCGCGTCGCGTATTTTGGTCCCGGGGCGGAGAGAAGTCAACGCGAACTGGCATTTCGTCCCGGTCTATTTCGTCCCAATCGGGCGAATGTTTCGATCCTGTGACGACAGGGCCCCCACCGACACCCCTGAAGTCAAGTTACAGTTCTCTTTTTGGGATTAAACCATCTGTGAGGATGTGCCGACAACGATCGGACACGTGGCGCACCCTTCGCTGTTTCTTCTTCTTGCTGCGATACCGAAGAAAGAGGGTGCCGCACTCCGCGGGCTTTTTCGCGGGAGTGCGCAATCGAGAGTTCTTGCGGTGCACTCATCATCGCACGTCCTATTCCTCTGCGAATTACTCTGGGTTGGGGGATCTTAACTTCGTCGAGGACGAGAGTTCGCCGCTTCGGACAGCCAGACGCAAGCGATCCAGTAACTATTCGACACACGCATCCCGCGAAAAAAGGCGGAGTGCGGCACCCACAGCGAGGTATCGTTTACAAGAAGTCAAAACCATTAGGGAGAATAAGGTGCGCCACCCAGCCAATCGCAGTGAGTTGCGTTCGGTGATTTCTGCAGCGTCTGGAGATCAATCTTGAAGTCGATGATTCTTATGTTCGGAATCGTGCTAGTGCCGCTGTCATCAATGGTCTCCCAAGTCTGTAGACGAATGGAGGCAAAGTGCATCAATCAGGCGTGCACTGAAGAACAGTTGCCTTCCTGGGGTGCATCTAGGCTGACGAGAACAAGGATCAATTATGGCTACAGCCTGGCGAGGGAACACGACGCCTAATATATTCCGATAAAAAACATGATTGTACGGTGGGCGCCGGATTAATAGACGCAAGCCACATATACATCGAACCCTGTTCCGAAGGAGCGTTTACTGCAGATCGGAATGGTAAACATTTATATGCTATGCCGCATTTCAAGTTCTGGGACTTAGCCTCGAACAAGTCTGAGACGCGATTCGCTGTCTTTGAGCGAGGTCGGTCGTTCTTACACGAGTTTGGGCAAGGAACTTATGACCGACTCAGAGTAATCGTTTATCGCACGGATACCGGCGAGAAGTTATTTGAGCGCAAATGGAGTGCAAGCGCGACCGAACATCCGGTATTTGAAGGAGTCGCGCTGTCTGACGACGGCTCGGTTGTCTATCTCTGTCGGGAAGGGGGTTCTCCATTATCGTTCAGCCTATCCGGCAGTAAGTCACCCTGAGTAACTGGGCACTTCAGCGTCACTACGACGCTAGCGGACGGGTGGCCCAGCCTTTCCCGTTTCGGGTTTTGTGTCCGTTTCCTGCCAGCTGGGTGCGCGGTTCTCGCGCGGTGTTCGCAGACTCCGCTTCTTCATGCGGAGATTGCGGCCGCGAGGGCAGGAAGGCCAATGCGCCGCAACAGATGTTGGAACCGTGGGTCGCCGCGCAAGCTGTCCATGCTCGGGTCTAAGTGAAGATAGATAAGCCAATGGGAGTGCTCCTGGTAGCATTTCTCCAGATATTCAAGGGCGAGGTCGTTCTCTTCTAAGCCGATGTGGATTCCAGCGAAGAAGTACGGCGCAACATACTTTTGCTCGGCGCGCCGTTTCAGTTCATCGAGTAACTTCAGCGCTCCTTCTTTTCTGCCGGCTGCGCCGAAGGCTTGCGCCAGTGCCGCGCACATCAAAGGACTGCCGCCCGACAGCTTCACAGCCTTCTCCCCCTCAGTGATAGACATCTCGTGGCGGCCGGTTATCCTGAGCAGCAGG
Encoded here:
- a CDS encoding UPF0182 family protein, whose product is MPESIDWPAMRPPRHRRFLIILVLAVLLGVVFGFRTALSYYIDALWFGSLGYGDVFWTTLRVQWVALTAFAVATFLILYGSFLALKRAHLPNLPSSHTIFIAGQPVKLPVEPVLRLLGLGVSLAVAAATGASMMLEWPTLALYGYAPRATGELVDPIFGKPLSFYLFTLPAWQLLLGWLMTVAVIICVVAIFFIFITSGTRALTWRRGAYYTPFPWRGFSSAFAFLLLILAMRVYVGRFERLFDDHTIFSGVTYTDAHVTLAGMLVLCIALVLGAVIAIANAVLGSRLRWLVAGILPAILCYLGVQAFAWYVSSFIVKPNELIREQPYIAHNIELTRQAYGLNQVSEREFPAETTVAAIDPASNQATLQNIRLWDWHALQDTLRQIQEIRTYYDFPDIDIDRYEIDGTIRQVMLATRELNVEKLPESSRNWINEKLIYTHGYGITMNPVNGFTPEGLPTLILSNMPVQSTVPGLTVTRPEVYFGEMTNTDVYVKTRQKEFNYPQGQTNNLTAYEGNGGLVLGSFLRRILIALDRGDIAKLPFSDDVNKDSRLLMRRNVRDRVSALAPFLTYDPDPYIVLGDDGRLSWIMDAFTTSESYPYSSHHNLGNNPINYMRNSVKAVIDAYDGTTTFYIFDKDDPIISAYRRIFPKLFKDAAAMPPDLRKHVRYPELLLKMQAAVYGLYHMTNPEVFYNREDLWTVASEVGLNANSEQTTLPMEPNFVLMKLPGETGVEFVEILPFTPANRNNLIGWIAGRSDGAQYGKTLIYNFPKTKLVDGPLQIEARIDQNAQLSGQLTLWNQQGSHVRRGTLLVIPSGRALLYAEPIYLQAERSPMPELRLVVLALQDRLAYGPTFESAMASLFGGAASSISPAAASEQPARRAPSSELSPSADRDALIGEAAKDLADYQRLTAEGKLGEAGQKLEQLKHTLDALNMRQK
- a CDS encoding TIGR03118 family protein gives rise to the protein MNNVHRFLAIAALLGVSLLGTMSAQNGFVETDLVADAKPLIDSNGIVHTPVNLDPHLVNPWGVGTSGGSPFWVSDNNAGVSTLYNTAGTPQTLVVSMPSPGDPLGSSGTPTGLVFNISSDPNAFKLSGFSKAGAPVSARAVFLFSTEDGTILGWNPGVNPAGFDPAKAGTYAIIAVDNSAKPDAANGAVYKGLAIATDSNGRTLLYATNFRSGTVDVFDGNFATPTTPAPLPAHAFTDPNLKKGYAPFNIVSANGKLFVTYAVQNETRHDDVGGQSHGIVDTFDLDGSGQQRFAQHGQLNSPWGVAVAPASFGQFAGDILIGNFGNGHINVYSSTGEFVDKLRDPNGQAIVIDGLWTLRVGNGGNGGNANTVYFTAGPNGESDGLFGSLTPAQ